CTTATATAATTTCACTTTTTTATAATAATTTCAATATTATGGTTAATTAGATTTAGTTGAACTACTTCATAATGGCGCACTCGAGAAAATTAGCATTCAGCAATTAAGAATAAGCGTTTACTTCTTGCAATAGAAGCTCTAGAATGACTTCATAATTTTAGGAGTCTAATATGAACTACAATATCCACCCGATTATCGTCCATTTTCCCGTAGCCCTACTAACCTTGGCCAGTGTCCTGGCAGTCATCATGCAGTTTAATCGTTTTGCTAAATACAGAAAACAGCTGAGTTTTGCCTACCGAATGCTGTTGTTAATCGGACTAGCTGGCGCCTTAGTCGCCCGTATGACCGGTGAGGCAGCCGCCGAACTGACTGTCCGAGACCACGACCTCCTAGAGCGTCATGAACTGTTTTCGAGTCTGGCTACGATATTCTATGGACTACTTGTGTTTATTGAATTTCTGCCAAGTGTTGTAGCGTTTGCAGCTAAGAGAAATTGGCTTAAACCAAAAACCAAAAGAAGCATTCTGCAATTCGCCCAAAAACTGGCTAACCCAAAGTTGGTTTCGATCATGGCAATTTTAGCGGTGATTAGTCTGGTGGTAACTGGCATGCTTGGCGGGGCAATGGTATATGGGGAAACAGCCGACCCACTGACCAAATATGTACTCCAGCTGCTTGGTCTTTAAAATCCTTTAGATATAGCTAATGGTATACTGGTTATAGATGCTTGAATTCAATCTACCATTGTTTTTGGCTTGTTTCTTCTTGGCCACTTTAATTGTCGGCGCGGTTTTACGTAAAGTGCGCATACCTTGGATATTTGCAGCTTTGATGATTGGCACCTCATTATCTTTCCACAATCCGTTTTCTGCCCAGACTAATAGCGATGCATTCGCCTTTCTTGCCCAACTGGGCATGTTTTTCATGTTGTTTATAATCGGTTTCGAGATTAATTTACGAGACTTGCTTAAACAAGGAAAGTATATTGTTGCATCTTCAATGTTTATCGTCTTAAGCGAAGCAGCCATTGGTTCTGTACTTTTATATAGTTTCTTTGACGTGAAATGGCCAATCGCTATCTTGGCTGCAACCTCTTTTGCGACAGTTGGTGAATCTGTTTTATTGCCAATATTGGAAGAGTTTAAGGTTATTAAAACAAACTTAGGTCAGACTATGCTGGGGATTGGTGTTATAGACGATATAATCGAGCTAATCACAATTGTTCTTGCGAGTATTGCAGTCGGTTTGCAGTCTGGGCACTCACACTTCAAAATTGCTACATTCGCAAGTGTACTCGGTATAATGTTTGGCTTGGCTATTCTGCTTACTGGTATCCGAAAGCCAGCCCAAAGAATTAGATATTATCGGTTTGATTACTTCTTTCTGTTTGTAATGTTTCTGTTCTTTATCTTTGTCGGCATAGGCCAATTAATTGATGCAGCCAGCTTAGGCGCACTATTGTCTGGTATGGCATTGCGCAACTTCTTGCCCGAAACCAAACTTAAGCACCTAGAATCTGAAATAAGAACGCTCGCCTATGGTTTGTTCGGACCGATCTTCTTCTTATGGGTAGGTCTAGACACAGATGCACACGTCTTAGTGCAGTTTCCGCTACTAATCTTATTTATCACTGCAATGGCCAATCTAACAAAAATTATCGCGAGCATCATTGTAGGCAAAAAGCGCTTTGGAGTGAATGGCTCGGTAATTATGGGCATAGGTTTATCGGTACGTTTTAGCACCAGCATCGTGATTATTAAACTACTTCACGATAACGGTATGATCGATAGTAAGTTATATTCAGTTCTGCTAGG
This genomic window from Candidatus Nomurabacteria bacterium contains:
- a CDS encoding cation:proton antiporter; protein product: MLEFNLPLFLACFFLATLIVGAVLRKVRIPWIFAALMIGTSLSFHNPFSAQTNSDAFAFLAQLGMFFMLFIIGFEINLRDLLKQGKYIVASSMFIVLSEAAIGSVLLYSFFDVKWPIAILAATSFATVGESVLLPILEEFKVIKTNLGQTMLGIGVIDDIIELITIVLASIAVGLQSGHSHFKIATFASVLGIMFGLAILLTGIRKPAQRIRYYRFDYFFLFVMFLFFIFVGIGQLIDAASLGALLSGMALRNFLPETKLKHLESEIRTLAYGLFGPIFFLWVGLDTDAHVLVQFPLLILFITAMANLTKIIASIIVGKKRFGVNGSVIMGIGLSVRFSTSIVIIKLLHDNGMIDSKLYSVLLGSTIIFKFIIPPVLAYLIPRWQKANPEQAVINS